A single genomic interval of Zunongwangia sp. HGR-M22 harbors:
- a CDS encoding GAF domain-containing sensor histidine kinase yields the protein MNEELALNFKKDIEDVNEIPGIHSLLNVISSTSKMRFVAVARVTENRWITAVSKDDIEFGLRPGDELDVGSTICNEIREHHIPVIINDVDNNFIFKDHHTPKQYGFKSYISYPIFLRDGSFFGTLCAIDPNPANLNNDQIKGMFEQYVELISFHLESVQKLQNANKQLQKQQEIAELRETFIAILGHDLRNPVGTARICADMLLSANLPEASKKQAEIIKSTSYRMQSLIDNLLDFAKGNLGDGINLNRSNNSTKLEKEIREVVEEFRALNKENKITTAISVTETVNCDSSRVSQLLSNLLSNATKHGTLEEPIEVIVSNTENEFSLSVINQGKTIPEDYRGDLFKPFFKSKAQSNENGLGLGLYIASEIAKAHDGSLAMTSENGETSFTFKMPLTQSVESKIA from the coding sequence ATGAATGAAGAACTAGCACTGAATTTCAAGAAAGATATAGAAGATGTAAATGAGATTCCCGGAATCCACTCATTATTAAATGTAATTAGTAGCACTTCTAAAATGAGGTTTGTTGCTGTTGCGAGAGTTACCGAAAATCGTTGGATTACTGCAGTTTCTAAAGATGATATTGAATTTGGTTTGCGACCGGGCGATGAGCTGGATGTTGGTTCTACAATTTGTAATGAAATTAGGGAACATCACATTCCTGTAATAATTAACGATGTAGATAATAATTTTATATTTAAGGATCACCACACACCAAAACAATACGGTTTTAAAAGCTATATTTCTTATCCCATATTTCTTAGAGATGGATCTTTCTTTGGTACTCTGTGTGCCATAGATCCCAATCCGGCAAATTTGAATAACGACCAAATAAAAGGAATGTTTGAGCAGTATGTCGAGTTAATTTCTTTTCATTTAGAATCGGTTCAAAAATTACAAAATGCGAATAAGCAATTACAAAAACAGCAAGAAATAGCCGAATTACGAGAAACCTTTATTGCAATTTTAGGACATGATCTTAGAAATCCTGTTGGGACTGCTCGAATTTGTGCCGATATGTTGTTGAGTGCCAATCTTCCTGAGGCTTCTAAAAAACAGGCAGAAATTATTAAATCGACGTCTTACAGGATGCAGAGTCTAATTGATAATCTCTTAGATTTTGCAAAAGGAAATTTGGGAGATGGTATTAATTTAAACCGATCTAATAATAGCACTAAGCTTGAAAAAGAGATTCGTGAAGTGGTCGAAGAATTTAGAGCGCTGAATAAAGAAAATAAGATTACTACCGCAATATCAGTTACCGAAACGGTTAATTGTGATAGCAGCCGGGTTTCCCAGTTATTATCAAACTTATTAAGCAACGCTACTAAGCACGGAACTTTAGAAGAGCCTATCGAGGTAATTGTGTCTAATACTGAAAATGAATTTAGCTTATCGGTGATCAATCAGGGCAAAACAATTCCTGAAGACTATCGAGGGGATTTATTCAAGCCATTTTTTAAAAGCAAGGCTCAAAGCAACGAAAATGGACTTGGCTTAGGACTTTACATCGCTTCAGAAATTGCCAAAGCACACGATGGTTCTTTGGCTATGACGTCTGAGAATGGAGAAACTTCTTTTACCTTCAAAATGCCATTAACGCAGAGTGTTGAAAGCAAAATTGCCTAG
- a CDS encoding enoyl-CoA hydratase/isomerase family protein, which yields MTTTREDGSLFSKVENGIGTIEFGHPASNSFPGILLERLEKAISNFSEDTKVKVIVLKSEGEKAFCAGASFEELMAVENTEQGKVFFSGFAKVLNAMRSCKKLIIGRIQGKTVGGGVGLIAACDYAMATEAASIKISELSIGIGPFVIAPAIERKIGVDGLAELSLAAHEWKTAYWAKDKGLYARVFENIKDLDKEVELFAEKLAFYNPQALLEMKKLLWKGTENWSTILIENAAISGELVLSDFTRNALSKFKK from the coding sequence ATGACAACCACGCGAGAAGATGGAAGCCTATTTTCTAAAGTTGAAAACGGCATAGGTACTATAGAATTTGGGCATCCGGCAAGCAACAGTTTTCCCGGTATACTTTTAGAACGTTTAGAAAAAGCGATTTCAAATTTTTCTGAAGATACTAAAGTTAAAGTGATTGTACTAAAATCTGAAGGAGAAAAAGCCTTTTGTGCCGGCGCTTCTTTTGAGGAGTTAATGGCGGTTGAAAATACAGAACAGGGAAAAGTTTTTTTCTCGGGTTTTGCGAAGGTCTTAAATGCCATGCGTAGCTGTAAAAAATTAATTATTGGTCGTATTCAGGGGAAAACAGTAGGTGGTGGCGTTGGATTAATCGCTGCCTGCGATTATGCAATGGCTACAGAAGCGGCGTCTATTAAAATTTCAGAATTAAGTATTGGTATAGGCCCGTTTGTAATTGCACCGGCAATAGAGCGAAAAATAGGTGTAGACGGACTCGCTGAACTTAGTCTTGCGGCACACGAATGGAAAACGGCATATTGGGCAAAAGATAAAGGTCTTTATGCTAGGGTTTTTGAAAACATAAAAGATTTAGATAAGGAAGTTGAGCTATTTGCTGAAAAATTAGCATTTTACAATCCCCAAGCCCTACTCGAAATGAAAAAGCTTTTGTGGAAAGGTACAGAGAACTGGTCGACCATTTTAATAGAAAATGCGGCTATTAGTGGAGAACTGGTGTTATCTGACTTTACCAGAAACGCACTCTCTAAATTTAAAAAATAG